From Primulina tabacum isolate GXHZ01 chromosome 2, ASM2559414v2, whole genome shotgun sequence, one genomic window encodes:
- the LOC142530626 gene encoding putative xyloglucan glycosyltransferase 6, translating to MSPSPNYEFQEWWNKQRTDNEHADDHFFQNSGFLTVDIQTPTSAAAKDRSRSARQLSWIYLLKFHQIAHTVAFLTNGFISIIRTANRRITTASAVPRFESRFYKIIKFFLLISVCLLLFELVAYFKGWHFSPPTLEPEVEDILEYVYAKWLVIRANYLAPPLQSLVNVCIVLFLVQSVDRLVLVLGCFYIKLRGLRPAAEMDYEQDDETGSGNVENFPMVLLQIPMCNEKEVYQQSIAAVCIQDWPKEKMLVQILDDSDDTDVQSLIKAEVQKWQQRGVHIVYRHRLIRTGYKAGNLKSAMNCDYVKDYEFVAIFDADFQPAPDFLKRTIPYFKGKDDLALVQTRWAFVNKDENLLTRLQNINLAFHFEVEQQVNGWFINFFGFNGTAGVWRIKALEDCGGWLERTTVEDMDIAVRAHLCGWKFIYLNDVKCLCELPESYEAYIKQQHRWHSGPMQLFRLCFVDILRSKVSFVKKANLIFLFFLLRKLILPFYSFTLFCIILPLTMFLPEAQLPFWVVCYVPGLVSILNILPSPRSFPFIVPYLLFENTMSVTKFNAMISGLFQLGSSYEWIVTKKLGRSSEADLVAIVENEYTPMVESGIPRSSSESGLPELNRLEMTKKARKKRRNRLYRKELSLSFILLTASVRSLLSAQGIHFYFLLFQGITFLVVGLDLIGEQVS from the exons ATGTCTCCTTCACCAAATTACGAGTTTCAGGAATGGTGGAACAAGCAACGTACCGACAACGAACACGCCGACGACCatttcttccaaaactctggTTTCCTAACTGTCGATATTCAGACCCCCACGTCAGCCGCAGCCAAGGACCGCTCCCGCAGCGCGCGGCAGCTGTCTTGGATTTACCTCCTGAAATTCCATCAAATCGCTCACACCGTAGCTTTCCTTACTAATGGATTCATATCCATCATTCGCACTGCAAATCGTCGAATCACTACGGCCTCCGCAGTCCCCCGATTCGAGTCTCGGTTTTATAagatcatcaaattcttcttgtTAATCAGTGTATGTCTCCTTCTCTTCGAGCTTGTTGCATACTTTAAGGGATGGCATTTTAGTCCTCCTACATTGGAACCCGAGGTGGAAGATATACTGGAGTATGTTTATGCGAAATGGTTGGTAATTAGGGCGAACTATTTGGCGCCACCTTTGCAGAGTCTTGTGAATGTGTGCATTGTGTTGTTCTTGGTACAATCCGTGGATCGGTTGGTTTTGGTGCTGGGATGTTTTTATATCAAGCTCAGAGGGTTGAGGCCGGCGGCGGAAATGGATTATGAGCAGGATGATGAAACTGGGAGCGGGAATGTGGAGAATTTTCCGATGGTGCTACTGCAAATTCCCATGTGCAATGAGAAGGAG GTATACCAGCAATCTATTGCAGCTGTATGCATCCAGGATTGGCCCAAGGAGAAGATGCTCGTACAAATATTGGATGATTCCGATGATACAGATGTTCAATCTCTTATCAAGGCAGAAGTGCAGAAATGGCAACAGAGGGGTGTTCACATCGTATACAGACATCGTCTTATTCGCACTGGATATAAAGCAGGGAACCTTAAATCTGCAATGAATTGTGATTATGTAAAAGATTATGAGTTTGTAGCTATTTTTGATGCGGatttccagccagcaccagaTTTTTTGAAAAGAACTATTCCTTACTTCAAG GGAAAAGATGACCTTGCATTGGTGCAAACTAGGTGGGCATTTGTCaacaaggacgagaatttgctTACAAGATTGCAAAACATAAATCTGGCATTCCACTTTGAGGTTGAGCAACAGGTCAATGGGTGGTTCATCAACTTTTTCGGTTTCAATGGAACTGCTGGTGTATGGAGAATCAAAGCCCTGGAGGACTGCGGTGGTTGGTTGGAGCGTACCACTGTTGAAGACATGGATATTGCTGTTCGCGCTCACCTTTGTGGTTGGAAATTTATTTACTTGAATGATGTTAAG TGCTTATGTGAACTTCCCGAGTCTTATGAAGCATATATAAAGCAGCAACACCGCTGGCATTCAGGACCCATGCAGTTATTTCGTCTTTGTTTTGTTGACATTCTGCGTTCTAAG GTGAGTTTTGTCAAGAAAGCAAACCTGATATTTCTTTTCTTCCTTCTGCGGAAGCTCATACTACCATTTTACTCGTTCACACTCTTCTGCATAATTCTCCCGTTGACTATGTTCCTACCTGAAGCTCAGCTTCCTTTTTGGGTTGTCTGTTACGTCCCTGGACTAGTCTCCATATTGAACATCCTTCCATCCCCACGATCATTTCCATTTATCGTGCCCTATCTTCTATTTGAAAACACAATGTCTGTGACCAAATTTAATGCGATGATTTCTGGGCTCTTCCAGTTGGGAAGTTCATATGAATGGATTGTTACCAAGAAACTCGGTAGATCATCAGAAGCTGATTTAGTTGCCATTGTCGAAAATGAATATACACCTATGGTGGAGAGTGGGATCCCAAGGTCGTCCTCCGAATCAGGTCTGCCCGAGCTTAACAGACTAGAGATGACCAAGAAAGCTAGAAAGAAACGAAGAAATCGCTTGTACAGAAAGGAGCTTTCTCTTTCGTTTATTTTGTTGACTGCCTCTGTTAGAAGCTTGCTATCTGCTCAAGGAATTCACTTCTATTTCCTCTTGTTTCAAGGAATCACTTTCCTTGTTGTAGGTCTCGATTTGATTGGAGAACAGGTGAGTTAA